One region of Baekduia soli genomic DNA includes:
- a CDS encoding LLM class flavin-dependent oxidoreductase: MVTSGGPRPLRGVCAFAPSLDAMTHAAHAADEAGFDSVWTCELYNRSATVTLAAAAMRTRNCRIGSGVIYGVGRSPLMLAAEARDLDELSGGRMVLGIGNGTRRMISDWHGLDGDAPAVRMEELVPLLRRIWNLHEGPIKHDGRFYHLHIQGLDDLASPPERDIPIYTAGVNPRMIESAGRVADGLLGHTLLSPRYITEVVRPAIDKGARHAERDPAEVKVATYTLASANEDEEQARRDAAAMIAFYGSVKSYGLLFDVCGFAEEAKAIQGAFRQGDVDGMIAAVTDAMLDEFALAGTPQQVAEALSRFDGVADEVVLSPPTFRVPAERVAHNLALLTEHCAPGNG, translated from the coding sequence ATGGTAACTTCCGGCGGCCCCCGTCCCCTGCGCGGCGTCTGCGCGTTCGCGCCCTCCCTGGACGCGATGACCCACGCCGCGCACGCCGCGGACGAGGCGGGCTTCGACTCCGTGTGGACGTGCGAGCTCTACAACCGCTCGGCGACCGTGACGCTGGCCGCGGCAGCCATGCGGACCAGGAACTGCCGCATCGGCTCGGGCGTGATCTACGGCGTCGGGCGCAGCCCGCTCATGCTCGCCGCCGAGGCGCGCGACCTCGACGAGCTGTCGGGCGGGCGCATGGTGCTGGGCATCGGCAACGGGACGCGGCGCATGATCTCGGACTGGCACGGGCTCGACGGCGACGCCCCCGCCGTGCGGATGGAGGAGCTCGTCCCGCTGCTGCGCCGGATCTGGAACCTCCACGAGGGGCCGATCAAGCACGACGGGCGCTTCTACCACCTGCACATCCAGGGCCTGGACGACCTCGCCTCCCCGCCGGAGCGCGACATCCCGATCTACACCGCCGGGGTCAACCCGCGGATGATCGAGAGCGCCGGGCGCGTCGCCGACGGCCTGCTCGGCCACACCCTGCTCAGCCCGCGCTACATCACCGAGGTCGTGCGCCCCGCCATCGACAAGGGCGCACGCCACGCCGAGCGCGACCCCGCCGAGGTCAAGGTGGCGACCTACACGCTGGCGTCGGCCAACGAGGACGAGGAGCAGGCCCGCCGCGACGCCGCGGCGATGATCGCCTTCTACGGCTCGGTCAAGTCCTACGGCCTGCTGTTCGACGTCTGCGGCTTCGCGGAGGAGGCCAAGGCCATCCAGGGCGCCTTCCGCCAGGGCGACGTCGACGGCATGATCGCCGCGGTCACCGACGCGATGCTCGACGAGTTCGCCCTGGCCGGCACCCCGCAGCAGGTCGCCGAGGCGCTGTCGCGCTTCGACGGCGTGGCCGACGAGGTCGTGCTCTCGCCGCCGACGTTCCGCGTCCCGGCCGAGCGCGTGGCGCACAACCTGGCCCTGCTGACCGAGCACTGCGCGCCCGGAAACGGCTAA